In Methylophaga thalassica, one genomic interval encodes:
- a CDS encoding DUF2586 domain-containing protein, with translation MALPKITVNALNLQQGPFPTVEKYLLFIGVAATNVGELLFLNTDSDLDVELGEADSELKRQLIAARQNAGENWAAVAAPVANGALWDPVVDMAMNENVKVEGIVICTPVNQASDYTAMQTKAVNIMAQYGRRVFFIGAARAIDSETESWSEYITAINDLTDTLSADRVSPVPYIFDDAVGIIAGRLCNSGVSVADTPMRVETGPLVGQDQTTLPVDKDGVRYNMAHAKALNDQRFSVPSFFPDYPGVFWSDAQTLDAPAGDYQVLENLRVVDKAARAVRLVLIGLIGNRRFNSTPTGEAWAINKLMRPLREMSKSTVFQGIPFPAELKPPVEGDIVITWITREKVEVFMKARPFEIPKEITANIVLDLSDPTA, from the coding sequence GTGGCGTTACCTAAAATTACGGTCAATGCGCTCAATTTACAGCAAGGCCCATTCCCAACGGTCGAGAAGTATTTGCTGTTTATCGGTGTGGCAGCGACCAATGTTGGTGAATTGTTATTCCTTAATACCGATAGCGATTTAGATGTTGAACTTGGCGAAGCCGATTCAGAGCTAAAGCGACAACTCATTGCAGCCAGACAAAATGCCGGTGAAAACTGGGCGGCTGTGGCTGCACCAGTAGCTAATGGTGCGCTTTGGGACCCCGTGGTTGATATGGCCATGAATGAAAATGTGAAGGTTGAAGGCATTGTCATTTGTACGCCTGTGAATCAAGCATCTGACTATACAGCCATGCAAACTAAGGCAGTCAACATCATGGCGCAATACGGTCGTCGTGTTTTCTTCATTGGTGCAGCGCGTGCCATTGATAGCGAAACCGAATCCTGGTCAGAGTACATCACAGCGATAAATGATTTAACTGACACCCTTTCTGCTGATCGTGTGTCTCCCGTGCCTTATATTTTCGATGATGCCGTTGGCATTATCGCAGGCCGTTTATGTAACTCAGGTGTGAGCGTAGCCGACACACCGATGCGCGTCGAAACCGGCCCATTAGTGGGACAGGACCAAACCACCTTGCCCGTGGATAAAGACGGTGTGCGTTACAACATGGCCCATGCCAAAGCGTTGAATGACCAACGCTTCTCAGTGCCATCGTTTTTCCCTGATTACCCTGGCGTGTTCTGGTCGGATGCTCAAACGCTGGATGCCCCAGCGGGTGATTATCAAGTGCTGGAAAACCTACGTGTTGTCGATAAAGCCGCGCGGGCTGTTCGCCTGGTGTTAATTGGCTTGATTGGTAACCGCCGTTTCAACTCCACACCCACCGGTGAAGCTTGGGCGATTAATAAGCTTATGCGACCACTACGTGAAATGAGCAAGTCGACGGTGTTCCAGGGCATTCCTTTTCCTGCTGAATTAAAGCCGCCGGTTGAGGGTGACATTGTGATCACCTGGATTACTCGCGAAAAGGTGGAAGTGTTTATGAAAGCACGGCCTTTTGAAATTCCGAAAGAAATCACCGCCAACATTGTGTTGGATTTATCTGATCCAACTGCATAG
- a CDS encoding phage virion morphogenesis protein: MNPALNIQVTGLMTLKQQIEILGMPTKLRRRLLARVGKKVISDSKRRVRTQTDLSGQSYPARAKKKRGGSKMLLKLARQLKVIRADGTEAVVGFYKRSSARIAAKQQHGYTQRVTARSLKRNGTKNQDSPATRDQARALREAGFTINKRKSKNGKKPSQKWVMQNLTIGQAGSLLRQLREQAGESPKTSWKTTLPARSFLGATKAEIRQYIDAIFKQIKQEIARGVT; encoded by the coding sequence ATGAATCCCGCTTTAAATATTCAAGTCACTGGTCTGATGACACTTAAGCAGCAGATTGAAATACTCGGTATGCCAACAAAGCTTCGCCGTCGTTTATTGGCGAGAGTGGGGAAAAAGGTCATATCTGACAGCAAACGACGAGTTCGCACACAAACGGATCTGTCTGGCCAGAGTTATCCAGCACGCGCCAAAAAGAAACGTGGCGGCAGCAAAATGCTGCTGAAACTCGCCCGTCAGCTCAAAGTTATCCGCGCTGATGGCACTGAGGCCGTGGTCGGTTTTTATAAACGCTCATCCGCTCGTATTGCAGCCAAGCAACAGCATGGTTACACACAAAGAGTCACCGCACGCTCACTGAAAAGAAACGGTACAAAAAACCAAGACAGCCCAGCCACACGCGACCAGGCACGCGCCTTACGTGAGGCCGGCTTCACCATTAACAAACGCAAATCAAAGAACGGCAAAAAGCCAAGCCAAAAGTGGGTAATGCAAAACCTCACCATTGGCCAGGCCGGTTCGTTGTTGCGTCAGTTACGTGAGCAAGCAGGCGAAAGCCCAAAAACATCATGGAAAACCACGCTGCCGGCACGCTCATTTTTAGGGGCAACCAAGGCCGAAATCAGGCAGTACATTGATGCCATTTTTAAACAAATTAAGCAGGAGATAGCCCGTGGCGTTACCTAA
- a CDS encoding LamG-like jellyroll fold domain-containing protein, translating into MSVYLPDNRITVPELFYPGRKPTVPVRVNWNHPLSKGLRNILVLCSSFKNKGETPKYENGLVNFTGGTSEGNQYDVFKDVEWLKGKSEYSICIGVKPRAVDGNNMIFAMGVDSGVFRSANTIAVWVDDNEFNSGVNNCLAFEHGTATNTGPTSRVHSSENSIEANRYYNIVCRQDENSADCCINGKQDGIVITADLAPVSTSINEGYLGHLTSTLTSTINGELHYLYIFDRRLADDEVQALHINPYQFLEAA; encoded by the coding sequence GTGAGCGTTTATCTACCCGATAACAGAATTACAGTGCCTGAGCTTTTCTATCCAGGGCGCAAGCCGACTGTGCCTGTGAGAGTGAACTGGAATCATCCTTTATCAAAAGGCTTACGGAATATATTAGTACTGTGCAGTTCCTTCAAGAATAAAGGGGAAACGCCAAAATACGAAAACGGTTTAGTGAATTTTACGGGTGGAACTTCGGAAGGCAATCAATACGACGTTTTTAAAGATGTCGAGTGGTTGAAGGGTAAGTCTGAATATTCAATCTGCATTGGCGTTAAACCACGTGCTGTTGACGGGAATAATATGATTTTCGCAATGGGCGTAGATAGTGGGGTATTTAGGTCGGCTAATACTATAGCCGTTTGGGTTGATGATAACGAGTTTAATTCAGGGGTTAACAACTGTTTAGCTTTTGAGCATGGGACAGCAACAAATACAGGGCCTACTAGCCGAGTGCATTCGAGTGAAAACAGCATTGAGGCGAATAGATATTACAACATTGTGTGTAGGCAGGATGAAAATTCAGCCGACTGTTGTATCAATGGAAAACAGGATGGCATTGTTATAACTGCTGATTTAGCTCCTGTATCCACAAGCATAAATGAAGGTTATCTGGGGCACCTGACTTCAACATTAACCTCAACTATCAATGGTGAGCTTCATTATCTGTATATCTTCGATAGAAGGTTGGCTGATGACGAAGTTCAGGCACTACACATAAATCCTTACCAATTTCTGGAGGCTGCGTAA
- a CDS encoding phage protein: MSKRLSGQNFDFMFSDLLIHAESFTATITDNSAATYTNGVPDGYVDGDVSCSGEIELDSRNFNLMVETAKSAGSWRGMDTFDIISTGKALDESQKFELFGCRVKISDLLNIDPKGGEKTKHKVPFDVTSSDFVRINGVPYLSEDDTRDLQV, translated from the coding sequence GTGTCTAAACGTTTATCCGGTCAAAACTTTGACTTTATGTTCAGCGATTTATTGATACATGCTGAAAGCTTCACGGCGACGATTACTGACAACAGCGCCGCCACCTATACCAATGGCGTGCCTGATGGATATGTGGACGGTGATGTCTCTTGCTCTGGTGAAATTGAGCTTGATAGCCGTAACTTTAACTTGATGGTGGAAACAGCCAAATCAGCAGGCAGCTGGAGAGGTATGGACACCTTCGACATTATTTCAACAGGTAAAGCCCTGGATGAATCTCAGAAGTTCGAGCTGTTTGGCTGCCGAGTGAAAATCTCTGATCTGCTCAACATCGACCCAAAAGGTGGCGAGAAAACCAAGCACAAAGTGCCGTTTGATGTCACCAGCTCAGACTTTGTACGCATTAACGGCGTGCCGTATCTGAGTGAAGACGATACACGAGACTTGCAGGTTTAA